The Myxococcales bacterium genomic interval GATCTGCGCGAGCTTCATTTCGACCGGCGACGAGCCCATCAAGAAGCGCCCGCCCGGGATGCGCACCCGGGGCGAAACGGGGACCGCGAGGATCACGACACCGCGTCGCTCCGCGCGAGCGGCCGGCGCCTCGGGCAGCGCCGTGGTCCACGAGGCGAGCCCGGCGTGCGCCCACGGCTCGGGTCCGCCGAGCACCGCGGCGCACGCGAGCGCCACGACCGAGACTGCTCCGCGAGACCTCATCCTCCGCAGCGTAGCAGGCCCGGGCGTGAGGCTCATCCCGCGAGCACGAGCATCGGCGCCTCGAGGAGCGCGCGCAGCTCCGCGAGGAACGCCGCCCCCACCGCGCCGTCGATCACGCGATGATCGCAGGAGAGCGTCATGCCGAGGCGCTTGCCCGGGACCACCGCCCCGTCGACGACGACGGGCTCGTCGCGCACGCGACCCACCGCGAGGATCGCGCCTTCCGGTGGGTTGATGACGGCGGAGAACGTGTCGATCCCGAACATCCCAAGGTTCGAGATCGAGAAGGTGCCGTTCGACATCTCCTCGGGGCGGAGCTTCCTCGCGCGCGCGCGTCGCGCGAGCTCGCGCACCTCGGCCGCGATGGCCGCGACGCTCTTCTTGTCCGCGTCGCGCACCACCGGCGTGACGAGGCCGTCGGGCACGGCGACCGCCACCGAAATGTCGACGCGCGAGTGCACGAGCAGGCCCTCGTCGGAGAACTGGGCGTTGCACTCCGGCACACGCGCGAGCGCGAGCGCGACCGCCTTGATCAGGAGGTCGTTGACGCTGAGTTTCGTGGCCGCGCCCTCCTTGCCGGCCGCGGCCTCGGCCAGGCGGGCGTTGACCGACTCGCGGAGCGCCGACAGGGGCGCCGCGTCCACGTCGATGGTGAGGTAGAAGTGCGGGACGGTGCTCTTCGATTCGACGAGCCTGCGCGCGATCGTCCGTCGCATCGGTGAGAGCGGTCGCACCTCGGGTGGGGCGAGGGCCGAGCTTGCAGGCGAGGCGGGCCCAGCGAGCGCGAGGGGCGCTGCCGCGAGCGCCGTCGTCGCGGCGGCCTCCAGGTCCTCCGGGAGCACGCGGCCGTGCTTGCCGCTCGCGCGCACCTGGTCGAGTGCCAGGCCGCGGTCACGCGCGAGCTTCCTCACATACGGCGAAGCCAGCACGCGGCCGGTCTCGCCGTCGTCCCCGTGTTCGGGCTCCTGGGACGTGCGATCGAGCGCCGAGCCGCCCGGCCTGAAGCCTCCGCTCGTCGCCGGAGCGGCTGGCGCCGACGCGACCGGCACGGGGGCCGGCGCAGGCGCGGGCGCGGGAGCCGCGGGCGCGGGCAGCGGCGCGGCGGCCGGCGCAGCTCCGCGGGGCGCCGCGCCGAGGGTCGCGAGGAGGCCCGCGATGTCCTCGCCAGCGATGCCGACGATCGCCACGGGCTGACCGAGCCGCACCTGGGCGCCCGCGTCGACCAGCAGGGCGAGCAGCGTCCCGGCGTCGAAGGCGCGGAACTCCATCGTCGCCTTGTCGGTCTCGACCTCGGCGAGGAGGTCGTCGATCGCGACCGCGTCGCCCGTCTTCTTGTGCCAGGCCGAGAGCACGCCCTCTTCCATCGTGGGCGAAAGCTTCGGCATCTCCAGGATCTTCGCCATCTCAGCCTCTCCCGCGCGTGACGACGCGCTTCACGGTGGCCACGACCCGCTCGGGCTGCGGCAGCACCTCTTGCTCGAGCTTCGCGTTGTACGGCATCGGCACGTCGAGCTGCGCGACCCTCAGGATCGGCGCGTCGAGGGAGTCGAACGCGAGGCGCTGCACGCGGTCGGCGACCTCCGCGCCGACGCCGCCGTACGGCCAGCCCTCGTGCACGACGACGCACCGGTGGGTCTTCTTGACCGAGCGCACGACGGTCTCTTCGTCGAGCGGGCGGAGGGAGCGAAGGTCGACGACCTCGACGTCGATCCCGTCGGCAGCCAGCGCCGCAGCGGCCTCGAGCGCGACGTGGGTCATGCGCGAGTAGCTGACCACGGTGCAGTGCGTCCCGGGACGGACGACGAGCGCCTTGCCGAGCTCGAGGGCGTCGAGGTCGTCGGGCACCTCGCCCTTCACCGAGTAGAGGGTCTCGGACTCCATGAAGAGCACGGGATCGTCGTCTCGGATCGCCGCCTTCATGAGGCCCTTCGCGTCGGCCGGTGTGGCGGGGGCCACGACCTTCAACCCGGGCACGGTCGCGTAGAAGTGCTCCATCGAGTGCGAGTGCTGGCTCCCCACCTGGCGGGCGCTCCCGTTGGGGCCGCGGAAGACGATGGGGCAGCTGAACTGCCCTCCCGACATCTGTCGAATCTTCGCGGCACCGTTCAGGATTTGGTCGAAGGCGACCGCCGAGAAGTTCCACGTCATGAACTCGATGATCGGGCGGAGGCCCACCATCGCTGCGCCGACGCCGATGCCCGCGAAGCCGCACTCGGCGATCGGGGTGTCGATGACGCGCTTGGCTCCGAAGCGCTCGAGCATGCCCTCGGACACCTTGTAGGCGCCCTGGTAGTGGCCGACCTCTTCGCCCATCAGAAACACGCGCTCGTCGCGCTCCATCTCCTCGATCATGGCTTCGCGGAGCGCCTCTCGGTAACGCAAGGTTCGCATGGCTTGGTCCTCTCAGGCGGCGAAGGGGCCCGTGTACGTGGTGGGCGCGAGCACGCTCGGGTCTGGCTCTGGGCTGTCCTCGGCGAACTTCACCGCGTCGAGCACCTCGGCCTCGACCTCGGCGTCGAGCGCGTCGACCTGGGCCTCGCCCTGGGCGCCCAACGCGACCGTGAGCTCGTGTCGCGCGCGGAAGAGCGGATCACGCTCCTTGTGCCCCTCCACCTCCGTGGCCGTGCGGTAGCGCGCCGGATCGCTCATGCTGTGGCCCCGGAACCGGTAGGTCCGGACCTCGACGATCGTCGGCTGTGACAGCTCGCGCGCGCGGTCGACCGCGGCGCGGATCCGATGCTCGACGAGGTTCACGTCGTCGGCGAAGAAGCGGTCGCGCACGACCCCGTAGCCGAGGGCCTTCTGCGAGGTGTCCTCGACGGACATGCTGCGCGAGAGCGGCGTGCCCATCGAGTACTCGTTGTTCTCGCAAATGAACACGATGGGGAGCTTCCACAGCGCGGCCAGCGAGACGCCCTCGTGGAAGCCCCCGATCGACACGGCGCCCTCGCCGTAGAGGCAGAGGGTCACGCGACCGTCGCCGCGGTACTTCGACGCGAACGCCGCGCCGGCCCCCAGCGGGATGTGGGCTCCCACGATGCCGTGGCCGCCCAGCATGCCGTTCTTGGCGTCGAACATGTGCATCGAGCCGCCGAGCCCCTGCGAGCAGCCGGTGCTCTTCCCGAAGAGCTCCGCCATCATGGCCCGCGCGCTCATTCCCTTGGCGATGGCGATGCCGTGGTCGCGGTACGTCGTGACGACGTAGTCGCCCGGCTGGAGGGCCGCGCAGGCGCCGACCGCGACGGCCTCCTGGCCGATGTAGAGGTGCAAGAACCCCCCGATCTTTCCCTGCGCGTAGGCGCGGGCGGCCTCCTCCTCCAGGCGTCGGATGAGGCGCATCTGGCGATAGAGGGCTGTCAGGTGCGCCGGCGTGGGGGCCGGCACCGGCGGGCTTGGCGGTGAGGAATCGCTCATGGTCGGTCCTACGCTCGCCGGAGGGTGAGGCGGGGGTCAAGTGCTCACACTCCCGGCGCGACTTCAGGGCGAAGGTATGACGCTGTGCGCCATCCG includes:
- a CDS encoding 2-oxo acid dehydrogenase subunit E2, whose protein sequence is MAKILEMPKLSPTMEEGVLSAWHKKTGDAVAIDDLLAEVETDKATMEFRAFDAGTLLALLVDAGAQVRLGQPVAIVGIAGEDIAGLLATLGAAPRGAAPAAAPLPAPAAPAPAPAPAPVPVASAPAAPATSGGFRPGGSALDRTSQEPEHGDDGETGRVLASPYVRKLARDRGLALDQVRASGKHGRVLPEDLEAAATTALAAAPLALAGPASPASSALAPPEVRPLSPMRRTIARRLVESKSTVPHFYLTIDVDAAPLSALRESVNARLAEAAAGKEGAATKLSVNDLLIKAVALALARVPECNAQFSDEGLLVHSRVDISVAVAVPDGLVTPVVRDADKKSVAAIAAEVRELARRARARKLRPEEMSNGTFSISNLGMFGIDTFSAVINPPEGAILAVGRVRDEPVVVDGAVVPGKRLGMTLSCDHRVIDGAVGAAFLAELRALLEAPMLVLAG
- a CDS encoding pyruvate dehydrogenase complex E1 component subunit beta, translating into MRTLRYREALREAMIEEMERDERVFLMGEEVGHYQGAYKVSEGMLERFGAKRVIDTPIAECGFAGIGVGAAMVGLRPIIEFMTWNFSAVAFDQILNGAAKIRQMSGGQFSCPIVFRGPNGSARQVGSQHSHSMEHFYATVPGLKVVAPATPADAKGLMKAAIRDDDPVLFMESETLYSVKGEVPDDLDALELGKALVVRPGTHCTVVSYSRMTHVALEAAAALAADGIDVEVVDLRSLRPLDEETVVRSVKKTHRCVVVHEGWPYGGVGAEVADRVQRLAFDSLDAPILRVAQLDVPMPYNAKLEQEVLPQPERVVATVKRVVTRGRG
- the pdhA gene encoding pyruvate dehydrogenase (acetyl-transferring) E1 component subunit alpha translates to MSDSSPPSPPVPAPTPAHLTALYRQMRLIRRLEEEAARAYAQGKIGGFLHLYIGQEAVAVGACAALQPGDYVVTTYRDHGIAIAKGMSARAMMAELFGKSTGCSQGLGGSMHMFDAKNGMLGGHGIVGAHIPLGAGAAFASKYRGDGRVTLCLYGEGAVSIGGFHEGVSLAALWKLPIVFICENNEYSMGTPLSRSMSVEDTSQKALGYGVVRDRFFADDVNLVEHRIRAAVDRARELSQPTIVEVRTYRFRGHSMSDPARYRTATEVEGHKERDPLFRARHELTVALGAQGEAQVDALDAEVEAEVLDAVKFAEDSPEPDPSVLAPTTYTGPFAA